One segment of Candidatus Krumholzibacteriia bacterium DNA contains the following:
- a CDS encoding acyl--CoA ligase, with protein sequence MMLDIHTGSLLEPLSGKRWIPEECAFRIEVRAADLRSRGFGRGDRAFIHFGNCNEFFVELLAVWRAGGCAIPIDARFTPFEVETLASWAKPRVSLFNGSPDAEVAGVLQRLGVPMVDITVRESAGAASAAPGIRLDDDALILFTSGTTGQPKGVVHTHRSLRARWTSLRDHLGLEAYARTLCLLPTHFGHGLICNCLFPWLSGCDLHILPPFKPEIVSQLGAVVDEHDITFMSSVPAVWRLAQRIARPPQKHSLTRVFVGSAPLSASLWETVQVWSGTTAVFNAYGITETGSWLAGTTVPGFAPEDGLVGEAWGGVIRVLKSNQPGAPGEPDAVCAADAPGHVWVNTPALMRGYLDRDDLTGQVVSDGWFLTGDVGVIDGRGWLYLRGREREEINKGGTKVYPADIDSVIERFPATNDVCAFAFEEPLLGEDVGVAVVLDNTAPATLLSLYDWTHRHLARHQMPQRWYVVPEIPRTSRGKVNRASVAEACAGGTPVNFAALRRDSGAGGA encoded by the coding sequence ATGATGCTCGACATACATACCGGCTCGCTGCTGGAACCGCTCTCCGGAAAGCGCTGGATCCCGGAAGAATGCGCCTTCCGCATAGAAGTGCGCGCCGCGGACCTGCGGTCGCGGGGTTTCGGCCGCGGCGACCGTGCCTTCATCCATTTTGGCAACTGCAACGAGTTCTTCGTGGAGCTGCTCGCCGTCTGGCGGGCGGGCGGGTGCGCGATTCCCATCGATGCGCGCTTCACCCCCTTCGAGGTCGAGACGCTGGCCTCGTGGGCGAAGCCGCGGGTGTCTCTTTTCAATGGGTCACCCGATGCCGAGGTGGCGGGTGTGCTTCAGCGGCTCGGCGTGCCCATGGTGGACATTACGGTCCGCGAGAGCGCGGGCGCCGCATCCGCGGCGCCCGGGATCCGGCTGGACGACGACGCACTCATTCTGTTCACCTCCGGCACCACCGGGCAGCCCAAGGGCGTGGTGCACACCCACCGTTCGCTGCGCGCGCGCTGGACGAGCCTGCGCGACCACCTGGGCCTCGAGGCGTACGCGCGCACGCTATGCCTGCTGCCCACCCACTTCGGCCACGGGCTCATCTGCAACTGCCTGTTTCCATGGCTGTCGGGATGTGACCTGCACATCCTGCCGCCGTTCAAACCCGAGATCGTCTCGCAGCTTGGTGCCGTCGTGGACGAGCACGACATCACGTTCATGTCATCCGTTCCCGCGGTGTGGCGCCTGGCACAGCGCATCGCCAGACCACCGCAGAAGCATTCGCTGACACGTGTGTTCGTGGGTTCCGCGCCGCTGTCGGCGTCGTTGTGGGAAACGGTGCAGGTATGGTCGGGGACGACGGCCGTGTTCAACGCCTACGGCATCACCGAAACCGGGAGCTGGCTGGCCGGCACCACCGTGCCCGGTTTCGCGCCGGAGGACGGGCTGGTGGGTGAGGCGTGGGGTGGCGTGATCCGCGTTCTCAAGAGCAACCAGCCCGGTGCCCCCGGCGAGCCGGACGCCGTGTGCGCGGCGGATGCCCCCGGTCACGTCTGGGTCAACACGCCGGCGCTGATGCGCGGCTACCTGGACCGCGATGATCTCACCGGGCAGGTGGTGAGCGATGGCTGGTTCCTCACCGGCGACGTCGGCGTCATCGACGGCCGTGGCTGGCTGTACCTGCGCGGACGGGAACGCGAGGAGATCAACAAGGGTGGAACGAAGGTCTATCCCGCCGACATTGACTCGGTGATCGAACGCTTTCCGGCCACCAACGACGTATGCGCGTTTGCCTTTGAGGAACCGTTGCTGGGCGAGGACGTGGGGGTGGCGGTCGTGCTCGATAACACCGCCCCGGCAACGCTGCTGTCGTTGTACGACTGGACCCACCGCCACCTCGCCCGCCACCAGATGCCGCAGCGCTGGTACGTGGTGCCCGAGATACCGCGCACGTCGCGGGGCAAGGTGAACCGCGCCTCCGTGGCCGAAGCCTGTGCGGGCGGCACCCCGGTCAACTTCGCCGCGTTGCGGCGGGACTCGGGCGCCGGGGGCGCCTGA
- a CDS encoding P1 family peptidase: MTPEKEQLTNDNGSLVPVTSFSTPVVEFDLPGLAIGVAEYAEGPTGSTVFHFPDGATGVADVRGGAPGTVLSHREGWVDAICFAGGSVYGLEASSGVSAGLLARKDYDTNYNNIAIVSGAVIFDFNRFRANKAVYPDKALGRAALESARPGVFPLGPRGAGACATVGKWLRSPYQLERCGQGGAVYASGDVRVAAFCVVNAVGCLVDREGRAVRGHLNAETKRRHRVGEVVSIRDEVEPQPDVPPGNTTLTVVVTNQVMGLRELNQMARQVHSSMARAIDPFHTMYDGDVLYAVTTNQIDPAPLKYNEISYIASEVAWDAVLRSY, encoded by the coding sequence ATGACGCCAGAAAAAGAACAGCTGACCAACGACAACGGATCGCTTGTGCCGGTGACATCGTTCTCGACCCCGGTGGTGGAGTTTGATCTCCCGGGGCTCGCGATTGGTGTCGCCGAGTACGCGGAGGGACCCACCGGGAGTACGGTGTTTCACTTTCCGGATGGAGCCACCGGCGTTGCCGACGTGCGCGGTGGCGCGCCGGGCACGGTGCTGTCGCACCGCGAGGGCTGGGTGGACGCCATATGCTTTGCCGGCGGGTCGGTGTACGGGCTGGAAGCTTCCAGCGGCGTGAGTGCCGGGCTGCTGGCGCGCAAGGACTATGACACCAACTATAACAACATCGCCATCGTGTCGGGCGCGGTGATCTTCGACTTCAACCGCTTTCGCGCCAACAAGGCGGTGTATCCCGACAAGGCGCTCGGGCGGGCCGCGCTGGAATCGGCACGACCGGGCGTGTTTCCGCTGGGACCGCGCGGCGCGGGCGCGTGCGCCACGGTGGGCAAATGGCTGCGAAGTCCCTACCAGCTCGAGCGCTGCGGGCAGGGTGGTGCGGTGTACGCCTCCGGTGACGTGCGCGTGGCCGCTTTCTGCGTTGTGAATGCGGTGGGGTGCCTGGTGGACCGCGAGGGGCGCGCAGTGCGGGGCCATTTGAACGCCGAGACGAAACGCCGCCATCGCGTGGGCGAGGTGGTGTCGATTCGAGACGAGGTGGAGCCACAACCAGACGTGCCGCCGGGAAACACCACCCTCACCGTGGTCGTAACCAACCAGGTGATGGGACTGCGCGAGTTGAACCAGATGGCGCGGCAGGTGCACAGCTCCATGGCGCGCGCTATCGATCCGTTTCACACCATGTACGACGGCGACGTGCTCTATGCGGTGACGACCAACCAGATCGACCCCGCGCCCCTCAAGTACAACGAGATCAGCTACATTGCATCGGAGGTCGCATGGGACGCGGTGCTGAGGAGCTACTGA
- the purT gene encoding formate-dependent phosphoribosylglycinamide formyltransferase, giving the protein MKRDIHTLMLLGAGELGREVVISAKRLGKRVVAVDRYAGAPAMQVADAFEVINMLDAQALAAVVAKHRPDMIVPEIEAIRTEKLAEFERGGLVVIPTAEAAFLTMNRVAIREVAARELGLRTAKYAYATSLEELRAGAEHTGIPCVIKPVMSSSGKGQSTADSADKLGHAWDYACSNMRGDEKKVIVEEFIDFHLEITLLTVKQWEGPTLYVDPVGHRQERGDYQESWIPAALPPAQLAEAQRMAKTVTDRLGGAGIFGVEFFVTKDEVIFSELSPRPHDTGMVTMISQDLSEFDLHVRAILGLPIPQVNYYGPSASAVILADREAPRVAGYDGLDRALALPETQIRLFGKPDTRKYRRMGVALARAGDTDAARELARQAADCVTIRYE; this is encoded by the coding sequence ATGAAGCGAGACATTCATACGCTGATGCTGCTCGGCGCCGGCGAGCTGGGCCGCGAGGTCGTCATCTCCGCCAAGCGCCTGGGCAAGCGCGTGGTGGCGGTGGACCGCTATGCGGGTGCGCCCGCCATGCAGGTGGCGGACGCGTTCGAGGTCATCAACATGCTGGATGCGCAGGCGCTCGCCGCGGTGGTGGCGAAGCACCGTCCCGATATGATCGTTCCGGAGATCGAGGCCATCCGCACCGAGAAGCTGGCCGAATTCGAGCGCGGGGGCCTGGTGGTCATTCCCACCGCCGAGGCCGCGTTCCTCACCATGAATCGCGTGGCCATCCGCGAAGTCGCCGCACGCGAGCTGGGACTGCGCACCGCGAAGTACGCCTACGCGACCTCTCTGGAGGAACTGCGGGCCGGAGCGGAACACACCGGCATCCCCTGCGTCATCAAGCCGGTGATGTCATCGTCGGGCAAGGGGCAGTCCACGGCGGATTCCGCGGACAAGCTGGGTCACGCATGGGACTACGCCTGCAGCAACATGCGCGGCGACGAGAAGAAGGTCATCGTGGAGGAGTTCATCGACTTCCACCTCGAGATCACCCTGCTCACGGTGAAGCAGTGGGAGGGGCCCACGCTGTATGTGGACCCGGTGGGCCACCGCCAGGAGCGCGGCGACTACCAGGAGTCGTGGATCCCCGCGGCACTCCCGCCGGCGCAGCTCGCCGAAGCGCAGCGTATGGCGAAGACGGTGACGGACCGTCTGGGCGGCGCCGGCATCTTCGGCGTGGAGTTCTTCGTCACGAAGGACGAGGTGATCTTCTCGGAGCTGTCGCCGCGCCCGCACGACACCGGCATGGTGACCATGATTTCCCAGGACCTGTCCGAGTTCGACCTGCACGTGCGCGCCATACTGGGCCTTCCCATCCCGCAGGTGAACTACTACGGACCCTCCGCGTCGGCGGTGATCCTGGCCGACCGCGAGGCGCCGCGTGTCGCGGGCTATGACGGCCTCGACCGCGCGCTCGCACTCCCCGAGACGCAGATCCGCCTCTTCGGCAAGCCCGATACGCGCAAGTACCGCCGCATGGGCGTTGCACTGGCGCGGGCCGGGGACACCGACGCCGCCCGCGAGCTCGCACGTCAGGCCGCGGACTGCGTCACCATCCGCTACGAGTGA
- a CDS encoding MBL fold metallo-hydrolase — protein MKFTWIGGPSYLLELGPFAIVGDPLHLREAKGSETDAVLVTSALSDHFDPDAIASCEAKTVVVPANVTDPPIESARPLVHGDSLRLEKKGTVLTIAAVPAAGKDNGYFLRLEGAGSPFTAYVTGDTLFSEDTREIQRTHGYANLLVIHVGAERASDGTLRSADAKEAMQIIYRMQPNAIAAVHHHTFPHYTESLEPLIERIGLTIYEKRLRVLREGESFQKVISPAE, from the coding sequence ATGAAGTTCACCTGGATCGGTGGCCCGTCGTACCTGCTCGAGCTGGGGCCGTTTGCCATTGTGGGCGACCCGCTCCACCTTCGCGAAGCGAAGGGGAGTGAAACCGACGCCGTGCTGGTCACGTCCGCGCTGTCCGATCATTTCGACCCGGACGCGATTGCGAGTTGCGAAGCAAAGACGGTGGTGGTTCCGGCGAACGTGACGGACCCCCCGATCGAGAGTGCGAGGCCCCTCGTGCACGGCGACTCGCTTCGCCTGGAAAAGAAGGGTACGGTTCTGACCATCGCCGCGGTTCCGGCGGCGGGGAAGGACAACGGCTACTTTCTGCGTTTGGAAGGCGCGGGCAGTCCCTTCACGGCCTACGTCACCGGTGACACGCTGTTCTCCGAGGACACGCGCGAGATCCAGCGCACGCACGGCTACGCCAACCTGCTCGTGATTCATGTTGGCGCCGAGCGCGCGTCCGATGGCACGCTGCGCAGCGCCGACGCCAAGGAAGCCATGCAGATCATCTACCGCATGCAGCCCAACGCCATCGCGGCGGTCCACCACCACACGTTCCCACACTACACCGAGTCGCTCGAGCCGCTGATCGAGAGGATCGGCCTCACCATCTACGAAAAACGCCTTCGCGTGTTGCGCGAAGGCGAATCCTTCCAGAAAGTCATTTCACCGGCGGAGTAG
- a CDS encoding PH domain-containing protein: MTTPSRHRLHPLSPLFGIAAQLRGFILPAAVVFFAARSGPWDIWLLWAAIPLSLAAVYRYFTMRYSFADEEMIVTSGALFKNERHIRYARIQNIETVRNPFHRLFGVAEVRIETAGASEQEARLRVLSLDAVEELRRHVFDGKRRAGVEAGSGATEAADAHARAESRTLLRLRLRDIVAFGLIDNRGLIVVAAAWGLLWELDLLDFFDEQSSSLIRSLWNSMAGTGGGFESWTFAHFLRHSLILAGGLVALVVVVRILSVAWAVFRLWGFTLELIGGELRSSSGLFTRVHGTIPLQRIQLVTVDESPLQRRFGRVSVRVQTAGGEENKAATREWLAPILPRALADRLLGDVLPGLAPGEIDWQPVGAHARWRLWREWLWVTLVAALVASLIADALGIGVLLALTTYAWFAARGQARGYGYALGTEHLSFRTGWLWKHTSTARHEKVQVVSMHRSPFDRRWRMASLAADTAGGGAHRINIPYLNQDTARDLFDRLRETASRTRFRW, translated from the coding sequence ATGACGACGCCGTCTAGGCACCGCCTGCACCCGCTATCCCCGCTGTTCGGGATCGCGGCCCAGCTGCGGGGCTTCATCCTGCCGGCGGCGGTGGTGTTCTTTGCGGCGCGGTCCGGTCCCTGGGACATCTGGCTGCTGTGGGCGGCCATTCCCCTCTCGCTCGCCGCCGTGTACCGCTATTTCACCATGCGCTACTCCTTCGCCGACGAAGAGATGATCGTCACCTCCGGTGCGCTGTTCAAGAACGAGCGGCACATCCGCTACGCGCGCATCCAGAACATCGAAACGGTGCGAAATCCGTTTCACCGGCTGTTCGGCGTGGCGGAGGTGCGCATAGAGACCGCCGGCGCCTCCGAGCAGGAGGCACGCCTGCGCGTGCTGTCGCTGGACGCGGTGGAGGAACTGCGCCGGCACGTCTTCGATGGGAAACGGCGCGCGGGCGTCGAGGCGGGTTCCGGCGCAACGGAAGCGGCGGACGCCCACGCCCGCGCGGAGTCGCGCACGCTTCTGCGCTTGAGGCTGCGCGACATCGTCGCGTTCGGATTGATCGACAACCGCGGCCTCATCGTGGTGGCGGCGGCGTGGGGACTCTTGTGGGAACTCGACCTGCTCGACTTCTTCGACGAGCAGTCGTCGAGCCTCATCCGCTCGCTGTGGAACTCCATGGCCGGAACCGGCGGCGGGTTCGAAAGCTGGACGTTCGCGCATTTCCTGCGTCATTCATTGATACTGGCCGGGGGGCTGGTGGCGCTGGTGGTGGTGGTGCGAATACTCTCGGTGGCGTGGGCGGTGTTTCGCCTGTGGGGCTTCACGCTGGAGCTGATCGGAGGGGAGTTGCGTTCGTCGAGCGGCCTGTTTACGCGTGTCCACGGCACCATCCCGTTGCAGCGCATCCAGCTGGTGACGGTGGACGAGTCTCCGCTGCAGCGGCGTTTCGGCCGGGTGAGCGTCCGGGTCCAGACGGCGGGCGGCGAAGAGAACAAGGCGGCCACGCGCGAGTGGCTGGCACCCATCCTTCCGCGCGCACTGGCCGACCGTCTCCTCGGCGACGTCCTCCCCGGCCTCGCGCCCGGCGAGATCGACTGGCAGCCGGTTGGCGCGCACGCGCGCTGGCGCCTTTGGCGGGAGTGGCTGTGGGTGACACTGGTGGCGGCGCTGGTTGCGAGCCTCATCGCCGATGCGCTGGGCATCGGGGTGCTGCTCGCGCTCACCACCTACGCCTGGTTCGCCGCGCGCGGCCAGGCGCGAGGCTACGGCTACGCACTCGGCACGGAACACCTGTCGTTCCGCACCGGCTGGCTGTGGAAGCACACCAGCACGGCGCGCCACGAGAAGGTGCAGGTGGTCAGCATGCACCGTTCGCCTTTCGACCGGCGCTGGCGCATGGCCTCGCTGGCGGCGGACACCGCGGGCGGCGGCGCGCACCGCATCAACATTCCCTACCTCAACCAGGACACCGCGCGCGACCTGTTCGATCGCCTGCGCGAGACCGCCAGCCGCACGCGTTTCCGCTGGTGA
- a CDS encoding PaaI family thioesterase, with the protein MKEPAIQDYYPDDFSHCYGCGRLNAAGYRIRTMWDGDETVTHFTPQSHHIALPGFVYGGLVASLIDCHAMATAAGAALRAAGHAIGEVPSPRYVTAQLNVSYLKPTPLGHELEIRGRVKEATPRKTIVEVTVSGQGGVTAKGEVVAVPMPESMGR; encoded by the coding sequence ATGAAAGAGCCCGCCATCCAGGACTACTACCCCGACGACTTCTCGCACTGCTACGGGTGCGGGAGGCTCAACGCCGCCGGATACCGCATCCGAACGATGTGGGATGGGGACGAAACCGTCACACATTTCACGCCGCAGAGCCACCACATCGCGCTGCCGGGATTCGTCTACGGCGGACTGGTGGCGTCGCTCATTGACTGCCATGCCATGGCAACGGCGGCGGGGGCGGCACTGCGCGCCGCGGGTCATGCCATCGGCGAGGTGCCGTCACCGCGCTACGTGACCGCCCAGTTGAACGTGAGTTACCTCAAGCCCACACCGCTGGGCCACGAACTGGAAATCCGCGGGCGGGTAAAAGAGGCGACGCCGCGCAAGACCATCGTGGAGGTTACCGTGTCGGGGCAGGGCGGGGTGACGGCGAAGGGCGAGGTGGTGGCGGTGCCCATGCCGGAATCGATGGGGCGATAG
- a CDS encoding M2 family metallopeptidase, with amino-acid sequence MKRTLVAVLLVAASAMLASCGKKESPEQAAQAFVDSYTAQLQQLYYETSLAEWAVNTHIVDGDTTNAYRSRMAKETMAAFTGSTQNIEQARGFLAQKDALPDILVRQLNAILYEAANNPQTVPDLVKQRIKVETEMVEVLFGYDFKMDGKSISTNDIDELLRADTDLNQRLAAWSASKEVGTSLRPGLVDLQRYRNETVQALGYKDYFDYQVSEYGMTTPELRAEMLQTVRDIWPLYRELHTWARYELAKRYGVTEVPDMLPAHWLPNRWGQDWSSMVKVEGLDLDSKLKQKEPEWLVKQAESFYVSLGFSSLPTTFHERSDLYPAPEGADYKKNNHASAWHMDLDKDVRCLMSVIPNADWYETTHHELGHVYYYISYTNPGVPMLLRRGANRAYHEGVGSLMGLAAMQKPFIEGIGLFPDGAETDETQALLKEALNYIVFLPWSAGVMTEFEYSLYGENLPQSQFNDKWWELVKKYQGIVPPSPRGDAFCDAATKTHIIDDAAQYYDYAMSYVLLFQLHDHIASNILKQDPHATNYYGSTAVGDFLRQILTPGATRDWRELTREATGADVSAQPILRYFEPIMPYLKEQNQGRTYTLPETI; translated from the coding sequence ATGAAACGCACTCTCGTGGCCGTGCTCCTCGTGGCCGCTTCGGCAATGCTTGCCTCGTGCGGCAAGAAGGAAAGCCCGGAGCAGGCAGCACAGGCGTTCGTGGACAGCTACACGGCCCAGCTCCAGCAACTCTACTATGAGACAAGCCTCGCCGAATGGGCGGTCAACACCCACATCGTCGATGGCGACACCACCAATGCCTATCGCTCCCGCATGGCGAAGGAGACGATGGCCGCCTTTACCGGAAGCACCCAGAACATCGAGCAGGCACGCGGCTTTCTGGCACAGAAGGACGCGCTCCCCGACATCCTCGTGCGCCAGCTCAACGCCATTCTGTACGAGGCCGCCAACAATCCACAGACCGTCCCCGACCTGGTCAAGCAGCGCATCAAGGTGGAGACGGAGATGGTGGAGGTGCTGTTCGGCTACGATTTCAAGATGGACGGAAAGTCGATTTCAACCAACGACATCGACGAGCTGCTGCGCGCGGACACCGACCTCAACCAGCGCCTCGCCGCGTGGTCCGCGAGCAAGGAAGTTGGAACCAGCCTGCGCCCCGGCCTGGTGGACCTGCAGCGCTACCGCAACGAAACGGTGCAGGCGCTGGGCTACAAGGACTACTTCGACTACCAGGTGTCCGAGTACGGCATGACCACCCCGGAGCTTCGCGCCGAGATGCTGCAAACCGTGCGCGACATCTGGCCGCTGTATCGCGAGCTGCACACCTGGGCGCGCTACGAGCTGGCCAAGCGCTACGGCGTGACGGAGGTCCCCGACATGCTGCCGGCGCACTGGCTCCCCAACCGCTGGGGCCAGGACTGGTCGTCGATGGTCAAGGTGGAGGGGCTGGATCTGGATTCCAAGCTCAAGCAGAAGGAACCCGAGTGGCTGGTCAAGCAGGCGGAGAGCTTCTACGTGAGCCTCGGCTTCTCCTCGCTGCCGACGACGTTCCATGAGCGTTCGGATCTCTACCCGGCACCGGAAGGCGCGGACTACAAGAAGAACAACCACGCGTCGGCGTGGCACATGGATCTGGACAAGGATGTGCGCTGCCTCATGAGCGTCATTCCCAACGCGGACTGGTACGAGACCACGCACCACGAACTGGGCCACGTGTACTACTACATTTCCTACACCAACCCCGGCGTGCCGATGCTCTTGCGGCGCGGCGCCAACCGTGCTTATCACGAGGGCGTGGGCAGCCTCATGGGGCTGGCCGCCATGCAGAAGCCGTTCATCGAGGGCATCGGCCTCTTCCCGGACGGTGCCGAGACCGACGAGACGCAGGCGCTGCTCAAGGAAGCGCTCAACTACATCGTGTTCCTGCCGTGGTCGGCGGGCGTGATGACGGAGTTCGAGTACTCCCTGTACGGCGAGAACCTTCCCCAATCCCAGTTCAACGACAAGTGGTGGGAGCTGGTGAAGAAGTACCAGGGCATCGTACCGCCGTCGCCGCGCGGCGATGCGTTCTGCGACGCGGCCACCAAGACGCACATCATCGACGACGCGGCGCAGTACTATGACTACGCCATGTCGTACGTGCTGCTCTTCCAGTTGCACGACCACATCGCCAGCAACATCCTCAAGCAAGATCCGCACGCCACCAACTACTACGGCAGCACCGCGGTGGGCGACTTCCTGCGCCAGATTCTCACCCCCGGCGCCACCCGCGACTGGCGTGAGCTGACCCGCGAGGCGACCGGCGCCGACGTGAGCGCGCAACCCATCCTGCGCTACTTCGAGCCGATCATGCCGTACCTCAAGGAGCAGAACCAGGGACGCACGTACACGCTGCCCGAAACCATCTGA
- a CDS encoding GyrI-like domain-containing protein codes for MSYQVEIRKVTEQPVVSIRVQCHVAELGAILAEILPEVWRYVRNNGVNPSGPPFTRYHGFSEDRVDIEGGLPLPAPLPGEGRITAGMLPAGDVATTVHMGPYDRLPHAHDALHEWIEANKRSSAGPQWEVYLTDPGLEPNPQKWKTELMWPIK; via the coding sequence ATGTCCTACCAGGTCGAGATTCGCAAGGTCACCGAGCAGCCGGTTGTGAGTATTCGCGTGCAGTGTCATGTGGCGGAACTCGGTGCCATCCTCGCAGAGATTCTCCCCGAAGTATGGCGCTACGTGCGCAACAACGGTGTCAACCCCAGCGGTCCCCCCTTCACCCGTTACCACGGCTTCTCGGAAGACCGTGTCGACATCGAGGGCGGCCTCCCGTTGCCTGCGCCCTTGCCGGGTGAGGGCCGTATCACCGCCGGCATGCTGCCCGCGGGTGACGTTGCCACCACCGTGCACATGGGGCCCTACGACAGACTCCCGCACGCGCACGATGCCCTCCACGAGTGGATCGAAGCCAACAAGCGGTCATCGGCGGGGCCGCAGTGGGAGGTCTACCTCACCGACCCGGGTCTCGAGCCCAATCCCCAGAAGTGGAAGACCGAGCTGATGTGGCCGATCAAGTGA
- a CDS encoding DNA-3-methyladenine glycosylase I, translating into MGRGAEELLKRCIWPGDDPLMLAYHDEEWGAPLHDDRRLFEFLILEGAQAGLSWRTILNKRANYRRAFDRFDAKKIAAYRAADVRRLLGDAGIVRNRLKIESAIDNARAFLDVKKEFGTFDRYVWSFVDGKPVQNKWKGLRELPAKTAVSDTMSKDLKKRGFRFVGSTICYAFMQATGMVNDHTVDCYRHKACARMR; encoded by the coding sequence ATGGGACGCGGTGCTGAGGAGCTACTGAAACGCTGCATCTGGCCGGGCGACGACCCGCTGATGCTCGCCTACCACGACGAGGAGTGGGGCGCGCCGCTGCACGACGACCGCCGCCTCTTCGAATTCCTCATCCTGGAAGGCGCGCAGGCCGGGTTGTCCTGGCGCACCATTCTGAACAAGCGCGCCAATTACCGCCGGGCGTTCGACCGTTTCGACGCAAAGAAGATCGCCGCCTACCGCGCGGCCGATGTGCGCCGTTTGCTCGGCGACGCGGGTATCGTGCGCAATCGACTCAAGATCGAGTCCGCCATCGACAACGCGCGTGCCTTTCTGGATGTCAAAAAGGAGTTCGGGACGTTCGACCGCTACGTCTGGTCGTTCGTGGACGGGAAGCCGGTACAGAACAAATGGAAGGGCCTGCGTGAGCTTCCGGCGAAGACAGCGGTGTCAGACACAATGAGCAAGGACCTCAAGAAGCGCGGCTTCCGCTTTGTGGGATCGACCATCTGCTACGCGTTCATGCAGGCGACGGGTATGGTCAACGACCACACGGTGGATTGCTATCGTCACAAGGCCTGCGCGAGGATGCGATGA
- a CDS encoding GNAT family N-acetyltransferase, with protein MSEYQIIAARPEFQEQILELRRSAYETEFADAPEYMAWKYGQNPYIGEPILYLALDAGGNVAGMRGCYGTRWRTAGGPVVIPCADDFAIARAHRNKGLMTAIMRFALEDLARRGYDYVLNTSGGRVTVLQSLAMGWKSVGAMEPMTRTGWRRRVQDSLRPRVRGRRVLWRLAHVSNELRHGDERVFERLDRSGHTTTRSGLRIASEKHARAEAMAELAARLPYDGRIRGLHDAAFFAWRCRNPSREYRFVYAERDGRLEGYLLLARSRSYREPKLPFNVADWEGSDAGLRAELLHHALSRGGAKDIGVWTGTLGSEDRATLKRFGFRPSLLDQQARGMPCVLLKKLVPGGEWSLGGTPAVDRSHWDVRLIDSMHG; from the coding sequence ATGAGCGAATACCAGATCATCGCCGCCCGGCCCGAGTTCCAGGAGCAGATCCTCGAGCTGCGCCGCAGCGCGTACGAAACAGAATTCGCCGATGCCCCCGAGTACATGGCATGGAAGTACGGCCAGAACCCGTACATCGGCGAGCCGATCCTCTATCTCGCTCTCGACGCCGGCGGAAACGTGGCCGGCATGCGCGGGTGCTACGGAACCCGCTGGCGCACCGCCGGCGGGCCGGTGGTGATTCCGTGCGCGGACGATTTCGCCATCGCGCGGGCGCACCGCAACAAGGGACTCATGACCGCCATCATGCGTTTCGCCCTGGAGGATCTCGCGCGGCGCGGCTACGACTACGTGCTCAACACCAGCGGCGGGCGCGTCACCGTGCTGCAATCGCTCGCCATGGGCTGGAAGAGTGTCGGCGCCATGGAACCCATGACACGGACGGGCTGGCGGCGCCGCGTGCAGGACAGCCTGCGCCCGCGGGTGCGGGGGCGCCGGGTGCTGTGGCGTCTCGCGCACGTCTCCAACGAACTCAGGCACGGCGACGAGCGGGTCTTCGAGCGGCTCGACCGCTCCGGCCACACCACCACGCGTTCGGGCCTGCGGATTGCCAGCGAGAAGCACGCGCGCGCCGAGGCCATGGCGGAACTGGCCGCGCGGCTGCCGTACGACGGGCGCATACGGGGTCTGCACGACGCCGCGTTTTTCGCGTGGCGCTGCCGTAACCCGTCGCGCGAGTATCGCTTCGTGTATGCGGAACGCGACGGGCGGCTGGAGGGTTACCTCCTGCTGGCGCGCAGCCGCTCCTACCGCGAACCGAAGCTGCCCTTCAACGTTGCGGACTGGGAGGGCAGCGATGCAGGCCTGCGCGCGGAACTCCTGCACCACGCCCTGTCGCGGGGCGGCGCGAAGGACATCGGCGTGTGGACGGGAACGCTGGGCAGCGAGGACCGCGCGACGCTCAAACGCTTCGGCTTCCGGCCGTCGCTGCTGGATCAGCAGGCGCGGGGGATGCCGTGCGTGTTGCTCAAGAAACTCGTCCCGGGGGGAGAATGGTCGCTGGGTGGAACACCCGCGGTCGATCGCTCACACTGGGACGTGCGGCTGATCGACTCGATGCACGGCTAG
- a CDS encoding phosphopantetheine-binding protein, whose protein sequence is MLHDELIRAIGEWNPALAGAVQRETPLLSSGSLDSLGLFQLLVWIEQKTGRAIDATAIDMTAEWDTVNAIVAFVERERSVR, encoded by the coding sequence GTGCTCCACGACGAACTCATCCGCGCCATCGGCGAGTGGAACCCCGCGCTCGCCGGCGCCGTGCAACGCGAAACCCCGCTGCTCTCCTCCGGCAGTCTGGATTCCCTGGGCCTGTTCCAGCTGCTGGTGTGGATCGAGCAGAAGACAGGCCGCGCCATCGACGCGACCGCCATCGACATGACCGCGGAGTGGGACACGGTGAATGCCATTGTTGCTTTCGTCGAGCGGGAACGGAGCGTGCGATGA